In Sorghum bicolor cultivar BTx623 chromosome 10, Sorghum_bicolor_NCBIv3, whole genome shotgun sequence, one genomic interval encodes:
- the LOC8067679 gene encoding transcription factor RF2b, which translates to MQRDDIATLVCQCHTLGAAAAAADFASFYMLQHGHGSLAHEPSYSYPPGTADGSWCAYGGAGHGTGASAGAGASMGGAGEQLEQQQAGAARDERKARRQASNRESARRARARRRGQLDELSSRVAALRAANARLAVELNRVAAARAREARENARLSAEAGALRERLAAAEAAAAVAAGARDAAEKGDEEAATPAAELR; encoded by the coding sequence ATGCAGAGAGACGACATCGCGACGTTGGTGTGCCAGTGCCACACGCTcggtgcagctgcagctgcagcggACTTCGCGAGCTTCTACATGCTGCAGCACGGGCACGGATCGCTCGCCCACGAGCCGTCCTACTCCTACCCGCCGGGCACCGCGGACGGTTCTTGGTGCGCGTACGGCGGCGCCGGCCACGGCACTGgcgccagcgccggcgccggcgcgagCATGGGTGGCGCGGGCGAGcagctggagcagcagcaggcgggcgCGGCGCGCGACGAGCGGAAGGCGAGGCGGCAGGCGTCGAACCGCGAGTCGGCGCGGCGCGCGCGCGCCCGGCGGAGGGGGCAGCTCGACGAGCTGTCGTCGCGCGTGGCCGCGCTCCGCGCCGCGAACGCGCGGCTGGCCGTGGAGCTGAACCGCGTGgcggccgcgcgcgcgcgggaggCGCGGGAGAACGCGCGGCTCAGCGCGGAGGCTGGCGCACTGCGGGAGAGGCTCGCGGCCGCCGAGGCCGCCGCTGCTGTGGCAGCGGGGGCCAGGGACGCGGCGGAGAAGGGCGATGAGGAAGCGGCAACGCCGGCGGCCGAGCTAAGATGA